The Clostridioides difficile genome has a segment encoding these proteins:
- a CDS encoding amino acid ABC transporter ATP-binding protein translates to MIKVENLHKSFKGTEVLKGINLEINQSEVVAILGPSGTGKSTLLRCLNYLVEPTKGKIMIGDVKVDVEKATKKDIANLRKHTSMVFQNYNLFKNKTALENVMEALIVVHKKSKQEAREISLKLIEKVGMLDRKDFYPSKLSGGQQQRIGIARAMAVNPNVILFDEPTSALDPELVGEVLSVIKSLAKEGITMLIVTHEINFAKEVADKIIFMDNGVIAEEGTPDEIFNNPKNERTAKFLNIIKKEEVFN, encoded by the coding sequence ATGATAAAAGTAGAGAATTTGCATAAAAGTTTTAAAGGTACAGAAGTTCTTAAAGGTATAAATTTAGAAATAAATCAAAGTGAAGTAGTAGCTATACTTGGCCCATCTGGAACAGGTAAATCTACATTACTTAGATGTTTAAATTATTTAGTTGAACCTACAAAAGGAAAAATAATGATTGGAGATGTAAAAGTAGATGTAGAAAAAGCAACAAAAAAGGATATAGCAAATTTGAGAAAACATACATCTATGGTATTTCAAAACTACAATCTATTTAAAAATAAAACAGCATTAGAAAATGTAATGGAAGCGTTGATAGTAGTACATAAAAAGAGTAAGCAAGAAGCCAGAGAAATTTCTCTAAAATTAATAGAAAAAGTTGGTATGTTGGATAGAAAAGATTTTTATCCATCAAAGTTATCTGGAGGTCAGCAACAAAGAATAGGTATAGCTAGAGCGATGGCAGTTAATCCAAATGTAATATTATTTGATGAACCAACATCTGCACTTGACCCAGAACTTGTTGGAGAAGTTTTAAGTGTTATAAAATCGCTTGCAAAAGAGGGAATAACAATGCTTATTGTGACTCATGAAATAAATTTTGCAAAAGAAGTTGCTGATAAAATTATATTTATGGATAATGGTGTGATAGCTGAAGAAGGAACTCCTGATGAAATATTTAATAATCCAAAAAATGAAAGAACAGCAAAATTTTTAAATATTATTAAGAAAGAAGAAGTATTTAATTAA
- a CDS encoding Crp/Fnr family transcriptional regulator, translating to MQQGSDYLKKFLEKHINLLRKISLFEGIKDDELEAMLECLGVIDKTYPKDSIIFSVGNEVTSIGIMLKGSAHIIKEDIEGNRNIVTELLPGDLFGEVFACTRLHKSTVTVVTTSSCEVLFIKFKSVTGICSSTCEFHNRLVENMLQLIAEKNILLHNKIELLSCKTTREKLLMYFSNQIERTGNYKFTIPFSRNEMADFLCVDRSSMSRELGKMRDEGLLSFNKNKFEIFCFQNKLDI from the coding sequence ATGCAACAAGGAAGTGATTATTTGAAAAAATTTTTAGAAAAACATATAAATCTATTAAGAAAGATTTCTCTATTTGAAGGAATTAAAGATGATGAACTTGAAGCAATGCTAGAATGTTTGGGTGTTATTGATAAGACTTATCCAAAAGACAGTATAATATTTTCTGTAGGAAATGAAGTGACTTCTATTGGAATTATGCTTAAAGGAAGTGCACACATAATAAAAGAAGATATTGAAGGTAATAGAAATATTGTAACTGAGCTTTTACCTGGTGATTTATTTGGAGAGGTATTTGCTTGTACTAGACTACATAAAAGTACTGTAACCGTAGTGACAACATCTTCATGTGAAGTTCTATTTATAAAGTTTAAAAGTGTAACTGGTATTTGCTCATCTACATGTGAATTTCACAATAGACTTGTTGAAAATATGTTACAATTAATAGCTGAAAAAAATATTTTACTTCACAACAAAATAGAGCTGCTTTCTTGTAAAACAACTCGTGAAAAATTACTCATGTACTTTTCAAATCAAATAGAGAGAACGGGTAACTATAAGTTTACAATTCCTTTTTCAAGAAATGAAATGGCTGACTTTTTATGTGTTGATAGAAGTTCTATGTCAAGAGAACTTGGAAAAATGAGAGATGAAGGTCTATTATCTTTTAACAAAAATAAGTTTGAAATCTTTTGTTTCCAAAATAAACTAGATATTTAA
- a CDS encoding 4Fe-4S binding protein codes for MIRKIIKIDEEKCNGCGLCVEACHEEAIGMVNGKAKLLRDDYCDGLGDCLPTCPTNAISFENREAAEYDEEAVKANMEAKRAQKENLACGCPGSQSKSIKRQDLDTISTNNNIVMDAQESQLNQWPVQIKLVPANASYLKNASLLIAADCTAYAYGNFHNKFMQNKVTLIGCPKLDEVDYAEKLTEILKLNDIKNIVVTRMEVPCCGGIVNAVKTALQNSGKMIPWQVVTISVDGKIVDGEI; via the coding sequence ATGATTAGAAAAATAATTAAAATTGATGAAGAAAAATGTAATGGTTGTGGATTATGTGTTGAAGCTTGTCATGAAGAAGCTATAGGTATGGTAAATGGAAAAGCAAAACTTTTAAGAGACGATTATTGCGATGGTTTAGGAGATTGTTTACCAACTTGTCCAACGAATGCAATTTCATTTGAAAATAGAGAGGCTGCAGAATATGATGAAGAAGCAGTAAAAGCAAACATGGAAGCAAAGAGAGCACAAAAAGAAAATTTAGCATGTGGATGTCCAGGTTCTCAATCTAAGTCTATAAAAAGACAAGATTTAGATACTATATCTACAAATAACAATATAGTAATGGATGCACAAGAGTCTCAGCTTAATCAATGGCCAGTGCAAATAAAACTAGTACCTGCTAATGCATCATATTTAAAGAATGCAAGTCTTTTAATAGCAGCAGACTGTACAGCATATGCATATGGAAATTTCCATAATAAATTTATGCAAAATAAGGTTACATTAATTGGTTGCCCTAAACTTGATGAAGTTGATTATGCTGAAAAACTTACAGAAATTTTAAAATTAAATGATATTAAAAACATAGTGGTAACACGTATGGAGGTACCTTGTTGTGGTGGTATCGTAAATGCAGTTAAAACAGCTCTACAAAATAGTGGAAAGATGATACCATGGCAAGTCGTTACTATATCTGTAGATGGAAAAATAGTAGATGGAGAAATCTAA